The following coding sequences are from one Panicum hallii strain FIL2 chromosome 5, PHallii_v3.1, whole genome shotgun sequence window:
- the LOC112894069 gene encoding serine/threonine-protein kinase AGC1-7-like gives MNSRSYNKLSGANDKMDSNTQANSHSNSASERNQPGLSTNPSAASKPEVHSHIPSDKKSKHKMSDPADKNIPSHATNHAANPVPAMVSEAGATPMEASGKGDKTVRRGSFDTSRSNSLDSSSTGHIKRHTGSDGRWEAIQLATCRDPPLSLLHFRLLKRLGYGDIGSVYLVELRGTQTFFAMKVMDKESLINRNKLARAETEREILGLLDHPFLPTLYSHFETDKLYCLVMEYCCGGNLHSLRQQQPNRHFNEQSARFYASEVLLALEYLHMLGIVYRDLKPENVLVRDGGHIMLSDFDLSLRCSVSPMLVKSSSVHAGANGVEKSLVHTAGASQGCMQPSAFFPRMLSKKSRKTKSDFSVNGSFVEFNAEPTDARSMSFVGTHEYLAPEIIRGEGHGSAVDWWTFGIFLYELLHGMTPFKGSSNRATLCNVVEQPLRFPDSPPVSNVARDLIRGLLVKDPLKRIATKRGASEIKQHPFFEGVNWALVRGAHPPSVPDPVDFSQFRSKEKMATERTVAAAPSSLPAGVAAANSSANFQYF, from the exons ATGAACTCCAGGTCATACAACAAGCTGTCTGGTGCAAATGACAAGATGGATTCCAATACCCAAGCGAATAGCCATTCTAACAGTGCCTCGGAGCGCAACCAACCCGGCCTGTCAACAAATCCATCTGCGGCCTCCAAACCAGAAGTGCATTCGCATATCCCTTCTGACAAGAAATCAAAACACAAGATGTCTGATCCAGCTGACAAAAATATCCCAAGTCATGCGACAAATCATGCAGCAAATCCTGTGCCAGCAATGGTATCTGAAGCAGGTGCCACACCAATGGAAGCATCAGGAAAAGGTGACAAGACTGTTCGTCGAGGCAGCTTTGACACTTCTAGGAGTAACAGCTTGGATAGCTCCAGTACCGGACATATCAAGCGGCATACTGGGAGCGATGGCAGGTGGGAGGCCATCCAATTGGCCACCTGCAGGGACCCACCTCTCAGCCTACTCCACTTCAGGCTTCTGAAGCGCCTTGGCTATGGAGATATTGGCAGTGTTTACCTTGTGGAACTCAGGGGGACACAAACTTTTTTTGCCATGAAAGTGATGGACAAGGAGTCGCTCATCAACAGGAACAAGTTGGCACGGGCAGAGACTGAGAGGGAAATCCTTGGTCTTCTCGATCACCCCTTTCTACCCACATTGTACTCTCACTTTGAGACCGATAAGTTGTACTGCCTTGTCATGGAATATTGCTGTGGTGGCAACCTGCATTCTCTTCGGCAGCAGCAACCTAACAGACATTTCAATGAACAATCAGCCAG ATTTTACGCCTCCGAGGTGTTGCTTGCACTTGAGTACCTCCACATGCTAGGCATTGTCTACAGAGACTTGAAACCCGAAAATGTCCTGGTCCGAGATGGGGGGCACATTATGCTGTCTGACTTTGACCTATCACTGCGGTGTTCTGTCAGCCCAATGCTAGTCAAATCCTCATCGGTCCATGCAGGTGCCAATGGTGTTGAGAAAAGCCTAGTCCACACTGCGGGTGCCAGCCAAGGCTGCATGCAGCCATCAGCATTCTTCCCACGCATGCTCTCCAAGAAGAgccgcaagaccaaatcagacTTCAGTGTCAATGGATCATTCGTGGAGTTCAATGCCGAGCCGACAGATGCACGGTCTATGTCATTTGTTGGGACGCATGAGTACCTTGCACCGGAAATCATCAGAGGAGAAGGCCATGGCAGCGCTGTGGACTGGTGGACCTTTGGCATCTTCTTGTATGAGCTGCTACATGGCATGACGCCGTTCAAGGGGAGTAGCAACCGTGCCACGCTCTGCAATGTGGTGGAGCAGCCACTACGTTTCCCTGACAGCCCACCTGTGAGCAATGTGGCACGAGACCTCATCCGTGGGCTTCTGGTGAAGGACCCTCTGAAGAGAATTGCAACCAAGAGGGGTGCCTCTGAAATCAAGCAGCACCCGTTCTTTGAGGGGGTGAACTGGGCACTTGTGAGGGGTGCTCATCCACCTTCTGTCCCTGACCCTGTAGACTTCAGTCAGTTCAGATCTAAGGAGAAGATGGCGACGGAGAGAACAGTGGCGGCTGCTCCGAGTAGTTTACCAGCTGGTGTTGCAGCCGCCAATTCTTCCGCCAATTTTCAGTATTTCTAG
- the LOC112892289 gene encoding salt stress root protein RS1-like, whose amino-acid sequence MTSVWKTKVLPGLNKIFDKDGKKAAAAEFFKSFNKEEIGKEIEDKKAELEPKVAEAYEASPPQVKALFKDKKPVKISKKNSAAATKFLDELAKIEFPGAKLVSDAVAKSGTTPLSPAITFVLDKVAPFIPKEEPKAEPEAAAAAEATSREVAVEEKKEEAEPAAAATEEAAAPAPAEAVEEKKEEEKPAEAAAAPPAEEEKK is encoded by the exons atGACCAGCGTTTGGAAGACCAAGGTTCTGCCTGGCCTCAACAAGATCTTCGACAAGGATGgcaagaaggcggcggcggccgagttCTTCAAGTCCTTCAACAAG GAGGAGATTGGCAAGGAGATCGAGGACAAGAAGGCAGAGCTGGAGCCCAAGGTCGCGGAGGCTTATGAAGCATCTCCTCCTCAAGTTAAG GCTCTGTTCAAGGACAAGAAACCAGTCAAGATCAGCAAGAAGAACTCGGCTGCAGCTACCAAGTTCCTCGACGAGCTGGCTAAGATTG AGTTCCCTGGAGCGAAGCTGGTGAGCGACGCGGTGGCCAAGTCCGGCACCACGCCCCTCTCCCCGGCGATCACCTTCGTCTTGGACAAGGTTGCGCCGTTCATCCCCAAGGAGGAGCCCAAGGCCGAGccggaggccgccgccgcggctgaGGCCACCTCCCGGGAAGTCGCCgtggaggagaagaaggaggaggccgagccggcCGCTGCGGCGACGGAGGAGGCAGCTGCGCCGGCACCGGCGGAGGCGgtagaggagaagaaggaggaggagaagccgGCGGAagccgcggcggcgccacccgctgaggaggagaagaagtGA
- the LOC112892288 gene encoding glycosyltransferase-like KOBITO 1 encodes MAGYRGASSASSAAGGGAGAAAFATRMLLLLTLLPLALAAFAFVLQWRGGMRDPAGAAWPADTQSFPGMENSPLGSSSSSPVVRASYFAVSKSSSAAADCAEILGRSASSHGISLYRGWNFDSESSITPKICITGSTSAGLHQILPWLYYHKVIGVSHFILFVEGEAAKPAVTSVLEAIRGVKIIYRTKELKEKQDKSRIWNETWLAGFFYKPCNYELFVKQSLNMEMAIIMARDAGMDWIIHLDTDELIHPAGAREYSLRRLLLDVPDNVDMVIFPNYESSIERDDIKDPFTEVSMFKKNYDHLPKDTYFGLYKEATRGNPNYFLTYGNGKSAARVQEHLRPNGAHRWHNYMKTPNEIKLEEAAILHYTYTKFSDLTSRRDRCGCKPTKEDVKRCFILEFDRLAFIIASTATEEEMRNWYKEHVVWTDKDTNLKLLKKGVLTRIYAPMAIIRGLKESGVFTSAVTSAKAQSETKSSNMGLGEESIVPNVTAGHEKLQATVRKILEMVDAQEEAMAPMSPPGFVELTESALS; translated from the exons ATGGCGGGCTACcgcggcgcctcctccgcctcctccgccgccgggggcggcgcgggggccgcgGCCTTCGCCACGCGGATGCTTCTCCTCCTCACGCTGCTGCCGCTCGCGCTCGCCGCCTTCGCCTTCGTGCTCCAGTGGCGCGGCGGCATGCGGGACCCGGCCGGCGCCGCCTGGCCTGCCGACACCCAGAGCTTCCCCGGCATGGAGAACAGCCCACTcggatcctcctcctcctcccccgtgGTCCGAGCCTCCTACTTCGCCGTCTCCAAGTCGTCCTCCGCGGCAGCCGACTGCGCCGAGATCCTCGGCCGGAGCGCATCCTCCCACGGAATCTCGCTTTATCGCGGCTGGAACTTCGATTCCGAATCTTCCATCACCCCCAAG ATCTGTATCACGGGAAGCACATCTGCTGGCCTACACCAGATTCTTCCATGGTTGTATTATCACAAGGTCATCGGTGTTTCACATTTTATTCTCTTTGTTGAAGGAGAGGCTGCAAAACCAGCCGTCACCTCTGTTCTTGAAGCTATTCGG GGTGTAAAAATTATTTACAGGACTAAAGAACTGAAAGAGAAACAGGACAAAAG CCGCATTTGGAACGAGACTTGGCTGGCAGGTTTCTTTTACAAGCCATGCAATTATGAACTATTTGTTAAGCAATCACTTAACATGGAAATGGCTATTATTATGGCAAGG GATGCTGGGATGGATTGGATCATTCACCTTGATACTGATGAGTTGATTCATCCAGCTGGTGCGAGAGAGTACTCTCTTAGGCGATTGCTTTTAGATGTTCCTGACAATGTTGACATGGTTATCTTCCCCAATTAC GAGAGCAGCATTGAACGGGATGACATCAAGGATCCATTTACTGAG GTTTCAATGTTTAAGAAAAATTACGATCATCTCCCAAAGGATACATACTTTGGCCTATACAAAGAAGCAACACGTGGTAATCCAAACTACTTCCTCACTTATGGTAATGGAAAATCAGCTGCAAGGGTTCAGGAGCATTTGCGTCCCAATGGTGCTCATAGATGGCATAATTACATGAAAACCCCAAA CGAGATCAAATTGGAGGAGGCTGCTATCCTGCATTACACCTACACAAAGTTCTCGGACCTAACCTCAAGGAGGGATAGGTGTGGCTGCAAGCCAACTAAAGAAGATGTGAAGCGATGTTTTATCTTGGAATTTGACCGTTTG GCCTTCATAATTGCATCGACAGCTACTGAGGAGGAGATGAGGAACTG GTATAAGGAACATGTTGTATGGACCGATAAGGACACCAATTTGAAACTTTTGAAAAAGGGTGTGTTAACACGTATATATGCGCCGATG GCTATCATCCGTGGTCTCAAGGAATCTGGTGTCTTTACATCTGCTGTAACATCAGCGAAAGCACAGTCAGAAACAAAATCATCAAACATGGGTCTCGGAGAGGAGTCCATCGTACCAAACGTAACAGCTGGGCATGAAAAATTGCAAGCTACTGTAAGAAAGATCCTAGAGATGGTTGATGCCCAGGAAGAAGCGATGGCGCCAATGTCACCCCCCGGTTTTGTTGAGCTGACTGAAAGTGCTTTGTCATGA
- the LOC112891423 gene encoding cyclin-A1-3: MSTIAASRRASSSTAKRPAMAESAKAAGAAAAQAKKRVALGNITNVAAQGGRAAGKVAPPPGSAKLNSATSAAPLKKPSLASARSVSSVRGPALKSASIKPAPPFSRHDSTTQKHSVPPPKVPTEAPSRIPALVPCNTFVSPGRSGDSVSVDETMSTCDSMKSPDFEYIDNEDSSMLASLQRRANEHLRISDDRDVEENKWKKNAPAPMEIDRICDVDNDLEDPQLCATLASDIYMHLREAETKKRPSTDFMEIIQKDVNPSMRAILIDWLVEVAEEYRLVPDTLYLTVNYIDRYLSGNEINRQRLQLLGVACMLIAAKYEEICAPQVEEFCYITDNTYFRDEVLEMEASVLNYLKFEMTAPTAKCFLRRFARAAQACDEDPALHLEFLANYIAELSLLEYSLLSYPPSLIAASAIFLAKFVLQPAKYPWNSTLAHYTQYKPSELCDCVKALHRLFSVGPGSNLPAIREKYSQHKYKFVAKKQCPTSIPTEFFRDGAC; this comes from the exons ATGTCGACCATCGCCGCctcccgccgcgcctcctcctccaccgccaaGCGCCCCGCCATGGCCGAGAGCGCCAAggcggcgggcgccgccgccgcgcaggcCAAGAAGCGCGTCGCGCTCGGAAACATCACCAACGTCGCCGCGCAAGGGGGCAGGGCCGCCGGGAAGGTCGCGCCACCGCCGGGCAGCGCG AAGTTGAATTCAGCTACCTCAGCTGCACCCTTGAAGAAGCCATCTTTGGCAAGTGCTCGCAGTGTCAGCTCCGTTCGGGGTCCTGCTTTGAAATCAGCTTCAATCAAGCCAGCTCCGCCCTTTTCTCGCCATGACAGCACAACGCAGAAGCATAGTGTTCCTCCTCCTAAAGTGCCTACCGAGGCGCCCAGTCGCATACCTGCTTTGGTTCCCTGCAACACCTTTGTGTCTCCTGGACGCTCAGGAGACTCGGTTTCTGTCGATGAGACGATGTCGACTTGTGACTCCATGAAAAGCCCAGACTTTGAGTACATAGACAATGAGGACTCCTCAATGCTCGCCTCATTGCAGCGACGCGCAAATGAACACCTACGTATCTCAGATGACAGAGATGTTGAAG AAAATAAGTGGAAGAAAAATGCCCCTGCCCCAATGGAAATTGACCGCATTTGTGATGTTGACAATGACTTAGAGGATCCACAGTTGTGCGCTACTCTGGCTTCTGACATTTACATGCATCTGCGAGAGGCTGAG ACAAAGAAAAGACCATCTACTGATTTCATGGAAATAATTCAAAAGGATGTCAACCCAAGCATGAGGGCGATTTTGATAGACTGGCTTGTTGaa GTTGCGGAAGAATATCGTCTTGTCCCCGATACTCTGTACCTGACAGTTAACTACATTGACCGTTATCTTTCTGGCAATGAAATCAACCGCCAAAGGCTGCAATTACTTGGTGTTGCTTGCATGCTTATAGCTGC AAAATATGAGGAGATATGTGCACCACAAGTAGAAGAATTCTGCTACATAACTGACAACACTTACTTCAGAGATGAG GTTTTGGAAATGGAAGCTTCTGTACTGAATTACTTGAAGTTTGAAATGACTGCACCAACAGCGAAATGCTTTTTGAG GAGATTTGCCCGTGCTGCACAAGCGTGTGATGAG GATCCAGCTTTGCATCTGGAGTTCCTGGCCAATTACATCGCTGAGCTATCACTCCTGGAGTACAGCCTACTCTCATACCCTCCGTCGCTAATAGCTGCCTCAGCTATTTTCTTGGCAAAGTTTGTACTCCAGCCAGCAAAGTATCCTTGG AATTCTACCCTTGCTCACTACACACAATACAAGCCGTCAGAATTGTGCGATTGTGTAAAGGCATTGCACCGCCTATTCAGTGTTGGTCCCGGGAGCAACCTTCCTGCGATCAGAGAAAAGTACAGTCAACATAAG TACAAATTTGTTGCAAAGAAGCAGTGTCCAACATCGATTCCCACCGAATTCTTCCGAGACGGGGCATGCTAG